The Altererythrobacter sp. CAU 1644 genome has a window encoding:
- a CDS encoding GMC family oxidoreductase, which produces MDAFDYVVIGGGSAGSAAAAKLAEDGRRRVCLLEAGGENKHIFTRTPGLLGFMPEKSTYKFDTEPMESLGGRIGYQPRGRGLGGSSAVNGMVYIRGNPWDYDNWAALGCTGWAWEDVLPVFKRQENNAHGADAYHGGSGPLPVNDLISPSPIGKAFVEAATRLQLPHNTDFNGARQEGFGVYQVTQGNGERWSAARAFVEPLEGRPNFDIRTGAMVEKIEIEDGRATGVTIRRGRKRETIRANAGVILSAGAFGSPQILMLSGVGPGEELRRHGIEVKLEKPAVGADLQDHCDYLTSYELNDMSLFGGSLRGIIAVAKAFIEHRRHRTGLLTSNIAETGGFAKIRPDAPAPDVQYHFMRAIIQDHGREKLREHGYSLHVCVLRPESRGWVRLNSADPADAPAINPNFLSDERDMELMKEGARLMARIADTPPLSETGAKDRNPIDYDDDDALEARIREVSDTIYHPVGTCRMGPNDNDVVDPTLKARGIEGLWVADASIMPRLISGNTNAPSIMIGERCADFVKAATAG; this is translated from the coding sequence ATGGACGCGTTCGACTATGTAGTGATCGGCGGCGGCAGCGCGGGAAGCGCGGCAGCAGCCAAGCTGGCCGAGGACGGTAGGCGGCGCGTGTGCCTGTTGGAAGCTGGCGGCGAAAACAAGCATATCTTCACCCGCACGCCCGGCCTGTTGGGCTTCATGCCGGAGAAAAGCACCTATAAGTTCGATACGGAACCTATGGAATCGCTGGGTGGTCGAATCGGTTACCAGCCTCGCGGCCGAGGCTTGGGCGGGTCTTCTGCGGTAAACGGGATGGTCTATATTCGCGGCAACCCGTGGGACTATGACAACTGGGCCGCGCTCGGTTGCACCGGCTGGGCCTGGGAAGACGTGTTGCCGGTCTTCAAGCGGCAGGAAAACAACGCCCACGGAGCCGATGCATATCACGGCGGCAGCGGCCCGCTACCAGTCAACGACCTGATCAGCCCGAGCCCGATCGGTAAGGCATTTGTCGAGGCCGCTACTCGGCTGCAACTCCCGCACAACACTGATTTCAACGGAGCCCGGCAGGAAGGCTTCGGCGTCTACCAGGTGACGCAAGGCAATGGCGAACGCTGGTCCGCGGCCCGCGCCTTTGTCGAGCCGCTGGAGGGAAGGCCGAATTTCGACATCCGAACTGGCGCGATGGTCGAGAAGATCGAGATCGAGGACGGCCGCGCAACCGGGGTCACCATTCGCCGCGGGCGCAAGCGAGAAACGATTCGCGCCAATGCAGGCGTCATCCTCTCCGCAGGCGCTTTTGGATCACCACAGATCCTCATGCTTTCAGGCGTTGGCCCAGGCGAGGAATTGCGGCGTCATGGCATCGAGGTGAAGCTGGAAAAACCAGCGGTGGGCGCCGACCTGCAGGACCATTGCGATTACCTCACCAGTTATGAGCTCAACGACATGAGCCTGTTCGGCGGTTCGTTGCGCGGCATCATCGCGGTCGCCAAAGCGTTCATAGAACATCGTCGTCACCGCACCGGCCTGCTGACATCGAATATCGCTGAGACCGGCGGCTTCGCTAAGATCCGGCCGGACGCACCCGCTCCCGACGTGCAGTATCACTTCATGCGCGCCATCATTCAGGACCATGGCCGCGAGAAGCTGCGAGAGCATGGATATTCCCTCCATGTCTGCGTGCTGCGCCCCGAAAGCCGGGGCTGGGTGAGGCTCAATAGCGCAGATCCGGCCGATGCCCCGGCAATCAATCCCAATTTCCTTTCGGACGAGCGCGATATGGAATTGATGAAGGAAGGCGCACGGCTGATGGCACGGATCGCGGACACACCCCCACTGTCAGAGACCGGAGCAAAGGATCGCAATCCAATCGATTACGATGACGATGACGCTCTCGAAGCACGTATCCGCGAAGTCTCAGACACTATCTATCACCCAGTCGGCACCTGCCGCATGGGGCCGAATGATAACGATGTGGTCGACCCTACGCTCAAGGCGCGCGGCATCGAAGGCCTATGGGTCGCCGATGCCTCGATCATGCCGCGCCTTATCAGCGGCAACACCAACGCGCCGAGCATCATGATCGGCGAGCGCTGCGCCGACTTCGTCAAGGCGGCGACGGCTGGATAG
- a CDS encoding amidohydrolase: MNRIAAISVGFLACAATPLLAQSVLDPVATVEAQHNRTTRVAQQLWDWAEVGYLETRSSALLQSELASEGFRIESGVAGIPTAFVAEWGKGGPVIAILAEYDALPGINQSASASRDPIESKGAGHACGHNLFGAGSLTAAIAVKRWLESTGTRGRIRLYGTPAEEGGSGKVYMTREGLFEDVDIAIHWHADDENSAAARTSLANRSAKFRFTGFSAHAAGAPERGRSALDGAEAMNMMANMMHEHMPQDARMHYVITSGGNAPNVVPDFAEVFYYVRHPDPKGVDEIWERLENAARGAALGTGTKVAWEVIHGNNPLLVNETLARVMDAKLRQVGGVNYTEEERAWAAEIAKSLGDAAEPLENAARIEPYNKSLGYGSTDVGDVSWATPTVGLRAATWVPGTSAHSWQAVAASGNSIGFKGAQVAAKAMTLMAVELFTNPELRGAARAEFDASRGPNYQYSSLLGDRDPPLDYRE; this comes from the coding sequence ATGAATCGAATCGCCGCCATTTCCGTTGGCTTTCTCGCTTGCGCGGCAACGCCGCTCTTGGCGCAGTCCGTTCTGGACCCGGTCGCCACAGTCGAGGCGCAACATAACCGCACCACCCGCGTAGCGCAGCAGCTGTGGGATTGGGCAGAAGTGGGGTATCTCGAAACCCGCTCCAGCGCTCTATTGCAGAGCGAACTGGCCAGCGAGGGCTTCAGGATCGAGAGTGGCGTTGCCGGCATTCCCACCGCATTCGTTGCGGAATGGGGCAAGGGTGGTCCGGTCATTGCAATCCTGGCCGAGTACGATGCCTTGCCGGGTATCAACCAATCCGCTTCGGCCAGCCGCGATCCGATCGAGAGCAAGGGGGCAGGTCATGCTTGCGGGCATAATCTCTTCGGAGCGGGCTCACTGACCGCGGCGATTGCGGTCAAGCGGTGGCTCGAATCCACCGGCACGCGCGGACGCATTCGGCTTTACGGCACGCCCGCCGAGGAAGGCGGATCGGGCAAGGTCTATATGACTCGCGAAGGCCTGTTCGAAGACGTCGATATCGCGATTCATTGGCATGCCGACGACGAGAACAGCGCGGCAGCCCGCACGAGTCTCGCGAATCGGTCGGCCAAGTTCCGCTTCACCGGGTTCTCTGCCCATGCAGCTGGCGCACCCGAGCGCGGAAGAAGCGCGCTCGATGGCGCCGAGGCCATGAACATGATGGCCAACATGATGCATGAGCACATGCCGCAGGATGCGCGCATGCATTATGTCATTACCTCGGGCGGAAATGCTCCGAACGTCGTGCCGGATTTCGCCGAAGTGTTCTACTATGTTCGTCACCCCGATCCGAAGGGCGTAGACGAGATCTGGGAGCGGCTCGAGAACGCAGCGCGCGGGGCCGCGCTCGGGACCGGCACGAAGGTCGCGTGGGAAGTGATTCACGGCAACAACCCCCTGCTGGTGAACGAGACACTCGCCAGGGTGATGGACGCCAAGCTGCGCCAGGTGGGCGGCGTGAATTACACCGAAGAAGAGCGTGCCTGGGCGGCCGAAATCGCAAAGAGCCTAGGCGATGCGGCTGAGCCGCTGGAGAACGCGGCGCGCATCGAGCCATACAATAAGTCGCTTGGATACGGCTCGACGGATGTCGGCGACGTCTCATGGGCCACGCCCACCGTCGGCTTGCGCGCCGCCACCTGGGTGCCAGGCACGAGCGCGCACAGCTGGCAGGCGGTCGCGGCGAGCGGCAACTCGATCGGCTTCAAGGGAGCCCAGGTTGCAGCAAAGGCGATGACGCTGATGGCAGTCGAGCTCTTCACCAATCCCGAATTGCGAGGTGCCGCCCGGGCCGAATTCGACGCTTCGCGCGGGCCCAACTACCAATATAGCTCGCTGCTCGGTGATCGGGACCCTCCGCTCGATTATCGCGAGTGA
- a CDS encoding YkvA family protein, translating to MALAVAGYALSPIDLIPDVIPVLGLLDDVILLPLGIWLVLRMIPPDLMRDYRAKADSLQDRPRSLAGTIAVVGIWIIAIAALAWWFWPRSG from the coding sequence TTGGCGCTCGCCGTGGCCGGATATGCGCTCAGCCCCATCGACCTCATTCCTGATGTCATTCCGGTGCTGGGGTTGCTCGACGATGTCATTCTGCTTCCGCTCGGGATCTGGCTCGTGCTGCGAATGATTCCGCCCGATCTGATGCGGGACTACCGCGCAAAGGCGGATAGCTTGCAGGATCGACCGCGTTCCCTTGCCGGAACAATTGCAGTGGTGGGGATATGGATTATCGCGATCGCAGCGCTTGCCTGGTGGTTTTGGCCACGATCAGGATAG
- a CDS encoding sterol desaturase family protein, giving the protein MPDFSPVDYAVPGFVLLVLIEMIWAWRKRPDAYEPKDTLTSLAFGLGSTVSGLLFGGFFFVLFLAVWEYRLIDFGPEWWAVWWAWPLCFVLDDLKYYWVHRAGHRIRWMWAAHVNHHSSQHYNLSTALRQTWTNFLTFGFLFAVPLVLLGFHPIMIAICSGFNLIYQFWIHTEAIDRTPRWFEAVMNTPSHHRVHHATNPRYLDRNYAGVFIVWDKLFGTFEPETDEEKIRYGIVKQLGSFNLLWAVFHEWVGIVQDMWRAPWKHKLSYLLREPGWTHDGSRETSDMIRDAWLARQGKQGDMKTVSSENPIAGSGEPA; this is encoded by the coding sequence ATGCCTGATTTTTCGCCAGTCGATTATGCCGTGCCCGGCTTCGTTCTCCTCGTCCTGATCGAGATGATCTGGGCGTGGCGCAAGCGCCCCGACGCCTATGAGCCCAAGGATACGCTGACCAGCCTTGCCTTCGGACTCGGCAGCACCGTATCCGGTCTGCTGTTCGGCGGGTTCTTCTTCGTCCTGTTCCTTGCGGTCTGGGAATATCGCCTGATCGATTTCGGCCCGGAGTGGTGGGCCGTGTGGTGGGCCTGGCCGCTGTGCTTCGTGCTCGACGATCTGAAATATTACTGGGTGCACCGAGCGGGCCATCGGATTCGCTGGATGTGGGCGGCCCATGTGAACCACCATTCGAGCCAGCATTACAACCTGTCGACCGCGCTCAGGCAGACCTGGACGAATTTCCTCACCTTCGGCTTTCTCTTCGCAGTGCCGCTGGTGCTGCTCGGCTTCCACCCGATCATGATTGCGATCTGCAGTGGCTTCAACCTGATCTACCAATTCTGGATCCACACCGAGGCGATCGACCGCACGCCGCGCTGGTTCGAAGCGGTGATGAACACGCCCAGCCATCACCGCGTCCATCACGCGACCAACCCGCGCTATCTTGACCGCAATTACGCAGGCGTCTTCATCGTGTGGGACAAGCTGTTCGGCACCTTCGAGCCCGAAACCGATGAAGAGAAGATCCGCTACGGCATCGTCAAGCAGCTCGGCAGCTTCAACCTGCTGTGGGCCGTCTTTCACGAATGGGTCGGCATCGTCCAGGACATGTGGCGCGCGCCGTGGAAGCACAAACTGTCCTACCTCCTGCGCGAACCCGGCTGGACCCACGATGGAAGCCGCGAGACCAGCGACATGATCCGCGATGCCTGGCTCGCTCGGCAAGGCAAGCAGGGCGATATGAAAACAGTTTCAAGCGAAAACCCGATTGCGGGTAGCGGCGAGCCTGCCTAA
- a CDS encoding cold-shock protein yields the protein MGYDRGRRRGRDKRDGFGEDGFDPFGGGMDSFQPPQNFGGDRFNDDRRGGDRGPGGGDRFGGGDRFGGGGGRGRGPGGGGGAGGGGFNRMPAQVVGTGKGTVKFFNSQKGFGFIQQETGGEDIFVHISAVERAGLEGLAEGQELEFNLVDRGGKVSAQDLQVVGDVIPVAQKSAAPQRELTGEKATGTVKFFNSMKGFGFLTRDDGQPDAFVHISAVERSGLSALNEGERYEFDLEVDRRGKYSAVNLVPVQG from the coding sequence ATGGGTTACGATAGAGGGCGCCGCCGGGGCCGGGACAAGCGCGACGGTTTCGGCGAGGACGGCTTCGATCCCTTCGGCGGCGGCATGGACAGCTTCCAACCGCCCCAAAATTTTGGTGGCGATCGTTTCAATGACGACAGGCGCGGTGGCGACCGTGGCCCCGGTGGTGGTGACCGTTTCGGCGGTGGCGATCGCTTCGGTGGCGGTGGTGGCCGCGGGCGTGGCCCGGGCGGAGGCGGCGGTGCTGGTGGAGGCGGATTCAACCGCATGCCGGCGCAAGTTGTCGGCACCGGCAAGGGCACTGTGAAGTTCTTCAACTCGCAGAAGGGTTTCGGCTTCATCCAGCAGGAGACCGGCGGGGAAGACATCTTCGTACATATCAGCGCGGTTGAACGCGCCGGACTTGAGGGACTTGCCGAAGGGCAGGAGCTCGAGTTCAACCTGGTCGATCGCGGCGGAAAAGTTTCGGCGCAGGATCTCCAGGTGGTCGGCGATGTCATTCCGGTCGCTCAGAAGAGCGCCGCGCCGCAACGCGAACTCACCGGCGAGAAGGCAACCGGCACGGTCAAGTTCTTCAATTCGATGAAGGGCTTCGGCTTCCTCACTCGTGATGACGGCCAGCCGGACGCCTTCGTGCACATTAGCGCAGTCGAGCGTTCGGGCCTTTCGGCCCTCAACGAAGGCGAGCGTTACGAATTCGATCTCGAGGTCGATCGACGAGGCAAGTACTCGGCGGTCAACCTTGTGCCCGTTCAAGGCTGA